GGTTGGCTATCTCTTCGCGCAGCCATCCCACACCGGCGCCGAAGAGCAGCCGGCCATCGGAGACCATGTCGAGAGATGCGAGCTGTTTGGCAAGCAGGATTGGGTCGTGCTGGGCAACCAGGGTGATGCCGGTCCCGATACCCAGCGATGTCGTTGCAGTGGCGGCGGCGGTCAGCGCCACCAGCTGGTCCACCGTTCGGTAGTACTGCGCAGGGATGGGCCCACCCATCCGGTACGGCGTTGTGACGTGCACCGGCATGTGCATGTGTTCGGTGGTGAAAAGTGATGCAAAGCCCCTTGTTTCAAGCTCGACGGCCAGTTCGGCGGGCCGGATACCGGTGTCGTTGAAAAACGTGAATATGCCTAGTCGCATCGTGCGGCTCTCCTGGTTGTCGCGACCGACGATGTCAGCGCGGTCTTGTCCAACACAACGATCAGACGCTTGCTATTTCATCCGACCGGATTGGCCGAGTGGCGATGTGGTCGCCGCGTGCCGGACCGGCAGCCAGCACGCGGCCAGCGGAACGGTGGTGAGCATCCCGAGCGCGATGACCGAGGCGAGGTGGTGGTGTTCGGCGCGCATGGTGGCCGCCATGATCAGCATCATGGTGAAGTGTGCTGTGTTGGCGACCAGGTTGTAGTCAAGAAAAAGCCGATTCATCAGCGGCGCGCGCGCCGCGGCGAATAGGAACAGCGCCCACACGATGTAAACGGTGCTGAACATCACGGCCACCGGCCCGCCGCCTGCTCCCCAGATGAAGATGCCGGCAAGTCTCGGCGGCAACGCAGCGATGTGATGCGTCGTTTCGAGGAGGAAGTCGGGCACAAAGAACACGAGGTACTCGAGCGCGGTCAGGCGCATTACGAGCGGTAGCAGCGCGTACGCGCGACCGCAGCTAGCTGGTTCACCAGTTCGTGCAGACATCTGGTCTTCTGGCGTTCCGTCCGACCGGGCCCGGTGCTGGTCCGCTGTCACGAGGCAACGTGGGCGGGCTCAACGGTCTCGTCTGCGGTGACGGTCTGCTCGGCCCTGGCGGGAAGCAGCCATGCCACGATGACGGCTGCACCGATGGCGATTCCAGCGCAGACCAGTGTCGCAACGCGATAGCCGTCGAGGAACGCGGCGTTCACCGCCGCCCGTACCTCGGGGATGAGCGCAGCAGGGACGTGGCCGATGATGCTGTGTGCCACCGCCATCGAGCGGCCGGCCGCGGAGTGCAGCTCAGCCGGCAGCCGGGCCAGGCTGGTCGCCGAGGCGATCCGGGCACTGTAGATGGAGGCGAAGACGCTACCGGCGATGGCCACGCCCAGGGTGCCGCCGAATTCGCGGGTGGTGTCGTTGACCGCCGAGCCTATGCTGGCTTTCTCGGCGGACAGCGAACCCATGATGGCCTCGGTGGCCGGGGCAATCGTTAGGCCTAAACCGCCGCCGAGCAGCAGCATTTGCATGGCCATTTCGGGGTAATTGGTTGCGGCGCTGACGGTCGACGACCATGCCAGGCCGGCAGCGAAGACGGCGAGTCCGCCGGCGGCCATCGCTGTGGTGCCGATGCGCTCGACGAGGCGGGGTCCGATGATGCTGGCCCCAGCGATTGAAATAGCGACCGGCAACAAGCGGGCTCCGCTTTGAAAAGCACTGTATTCCTTGACGAATTGGAAGTATTGGGTGATCACGAAGATAAAGCCGAACAACGTGAGAAAGCTTGCCGTCACAGCCAGGCTGCCCCCCGAGAAGCGGCGGTTGGCGAATACTGAGACATCAAGCATGGGATGGGCGCTCCGCCGCTCCCAGAGCCCGAAGCCCGCCAAAATGGCTGCGGCGAGGCCGAATCCGAGGACAGTCCGGGTGTTCGTCCACCCCCATGTCGGGGCTTGGATCACGGTATAGACCAGCGTGGTGATGCCCGCTGCGGACAGCAGCAATCCAGGAATGTCGACGCGTGGGGCATTCGGGTCCCGCGAAGGCGGCACAAACAAGATCCCGCCCACAATGGCCAACAGCGCGATCGGAATGTTCACCATGAAAATCGAGCCGCGCCAGAAATGCTCCAGCAGCCATCCCCCGCTGATCGGTCCGACCGCCACGCCAACTCCCACCATGGCCGCCCACAACCCGATCGCCTTGGCCCGTGACACCGGATCGGTGAAGATGTTGGTGATCAAACCCAATGTGGTCGGAAAGATCACCGCGGCACCGACACCCATTGCGGCGCGCGCGGCGATCAGCTGATCTGCCGAATTAGTTTGCGCGGCAATCGCGGACGTCAGCGCGAACAGTGCGAGTCCGGCGTTGAGCCAACCCAGTCGGCCAAAGCGGTCACTCAGGCTGCCCACCGACAACAGCAACCCGGCCATCACCAGGGTGTAGGCATCGACGATCCACTGCAGCTGCGCGGTATCGGCGTGCAACTGATTCGACAGCGTGGGTAGGGCGACGTTGACGATGGTGGCATCGACGTTGATCACGAAGACGCTCAGGCAAATCACCGCCAACGCGGCGACAGGGTGATCACGGAAGACGGGGCGACGTGTACTCATGAGACAAAATAATAAAGTAGAGAAACTTGAATATCAACTTGTAGGAGGTTGGTCATTGCGAGGTCGCCCGGAAGCCCGTCTCGCGGCGGTTGGGCGGATCGACGCGGACATATTCTTCGAACCACCTCGCACCGTCGCACCGGCTCGCGGCGGTGAACAGAGCCAGCAGTGCCGCCGCATCGGACTGGCTGGCGTGGGCGCCGAGTGCAGCCAGCTTCACGTTCCAGTAATTGGTGATGTCGACGGCGGTGGTGATTTGGGCGTCGTCGATCGCCATCGATTCCGGCGGCAACCAGGCCTCCGGACCCAGCTCGGCGCGCGCCTGGGTTGCCAGTGAGGCTAACCGGCTGCGGGACAACGCAATGTAGTACAACTGCGGAACAGCGGCCGGCGCTTCGTCGCCGGCGACACCTGCGATGGCAAGCGCTGAGTGCACCAGGTCATGAGTGCGGATGTGATCGGGGTGGCCCGATAATCCGTTGGGCGGGTAGGTAATGAGAACGTCAGGACGGTAGGCACGCAGCACCTCCGCGAGCCTTAACGCCATCGGCGCGAGCGGGCGACGGCTGAATGCCTCGGTCGATAACGGCGGATCGTCCTCGCCTGCCACCCCTGAATCGGGGTAGCCCAGCGTGACCAGATCGCAGATACCTAAAATACTTGCGGCGGTGGCGAGTTCGCCTAAGCGCTGGGCGGCGACCTGGCGCGGGCGGTGACCGAGTTGCCCCGGCTTGACTCCGTCACCGCCGTCCCCCTGGCTACCGTCGGTACACGTCACCAAGACCGTGCGCCAGCCAGCTGCGGCGTAACACGCCAACGTGCCACCCGTTTGGCTGGACTCGTCATCGGGATGGGCATGCACCACCATCAGTACCGGCGCGCGCGACGCTGCTGGGTAGTCGTTCACCGGCGTTCAGGTGGGTGGTGCCAACCAGCTTGATACTTTGCGGGTGGCGGCGAAACTGGCCCAGGAGACCGCTGCGAGGAGTTCGGTGTCGGTGGGTTGGCTGCGGCGGAAGTCCGCGATGACGGTGTCGTCGATCTGATAGGGCGCAAATGCGACCAGCAGGGCCAGTCTGCCCGCGGCCTGGTCCGTGCTGTCCAGTTCGCCGACGGCGTCCTCGACCCAGCTTCGGCTGATCCCGGGCTCTTGGCCATTCCAAGCCGCGACGCGCTCGTGCACGAGATCCCGGACCGGTTGCGTGAGGACCTCATTACCGAGGCCGTCGATGACGGCTTCCAAGCTGCCGAACGCCGCGGCGAGCGCCGGTCTGGGCGCAGTCCAGCCGAACTCCGGTGACGGTGACGCCTCGGGAAGTGAACCGACCGCACCCCCCGATGGGACCTCGATGGCCATGATCCGCTTGGCGGCCACCGTGCCGGCCACTCGTATCGTGGTCCCCCGCAGCCAGCGCAGTGTGGCGGGCAGGCTGGCGGGACCCGGGGGGAGAAAGACCTGCACCATCCGGTCGATGTAGTGGAAGCTGGCCGCTGAGGCGATGAGTTCGGGTGCCTGTTCTGGGGTGAACGGCGGCTGCTGCAAAATGTCGGCGCCGGGTTGGCGGTTGGCGAACGCCCACCGCGCGATCTCACGGGCGGTGGGGTCTTTGATGAGATCTGGTCGATTGGCGCGGATCGCCGCGGCGGTGGCGGTATCGCCGGTGCCGACGAGCAACGTGCTGTGGGCGTCGACGCAAAACGAACACTGATTGATCGCAGATACGCCTTCGCACACCACTTCACGCAGTCGGCGGCTCACTGGGCCTGCGACGATGGATTCGCGCAGCATCCCCCACACCCCGGCCAGCAGTTCAGGTATGGGCGCGTGCAGGGTGACCGGCGGGACCAGCTGGAACTCCCGCTTCATTTGCCGGTAGACCTCACCAACCAGACCGTCCGCATCACGCGGAGATACTGCATCGATGTGTTTGATGATTTGCGGAGCCAAGGACGTGAACAATGTGTCCTCGACACGAGCGGTTAACGGCGCCATGGGTGAACCTCGTCGATTCTTGAGAAGGGCTGCGGACCGTCGTCGCCGGCCGTGGTGATGGCCGTCGAAATACGTTGTCTCATCGACCGATTGGTGTCGCGATTGGTGAAGTCATCGCCCTGACCCGACGCCGATTACCTGGTGGTAGGTCTTACCCCGGCTCATTCCCGCCAGCCGGATGAAAGAGCGCCGGGCCAGAGCCGCCGCCATCAGGTCCCCGATCCGAGGCGACAACGCCTCACCGAGCAGCAACAGCTTCGCCGGACCTGGCATCACGACCCGTGATGCTCCCCGACGCACTGCCTTGACAACAGCGCGTGCAACGGCCTCAGACGTCAACGGGGTCATATGGCGAAACGGGGGTGGCATCTCCGCCTCGTCGGCATCGCGCAACAGGTCGGTGGCGGTCAACGCGGGATACATCACCGACACCCGAATGTTGCTGCCCGCCAACTCCTGACGAAGCGCATCCGAGGCCGCCGACACCGCGTGCATCACAATGGCGTAGGAGCCGAAACGAGCAAACGCTTTGCGTCCCATCACCGATGACATGTTGACGATTGCGCCGGAGCCCTGCCGCCGCATCGTCGGTAACACCTGCTGGGTTACGTCGACCATCCCGAAAAGGCTGGCTTGAAGCGTATCCCGAACGTTGTCGCTGAACTCTGCGGACTCGAGACCACCAACCCGCCCGATGCCGGCGTTGTTGACCAACACATCGATTCGACCAAAACGCCGCAACGCCGCATCCACCAACGCCACCACATCAGCGTGGGACGTCACATCGGTAGGCACGACCAGCACCTGCCCGCC
This genomic stretch from Mycobacterium paraterrae harbors:
- a CDS encoding DHA2 family efflux MFS transporter permease subunit — encoded protein: MSTRRPVFRDHPVAALAVICLSVFVINVDATIVNVALPTLSNQLHADTAQLQWIVDAYTLVMAGLLLSVGSLSDRFGRLGWLNAGLALFALTSAIAAQTNSADQLIAARAAMGVGAAVIFPTTLGLITNIFTDPVSRAKAIGLWAAMVGVGVAVGPISGGWLLEHFWRGSIFMVNIPIALLAIVGGILFVPPSRDPNAPRVDIPGLLLSAAGITTLVYTVIQAPTWGWTNTRTVLGFGLAAAILAGFGLWERRSAHPMLDVSVFANRRFSGGSLAVTASFLTLFGFIFVITQYFQFVKEYSAFQSGARLLPVAISIAGASIIGPRLVERIGTTAMAAGGLAVFAAGLAWSSTVSAATNYPEMAMQMLLLGGGLGLTIAPATEAIMGSLSAEKASIGSAVNDTTREFGGTLGVAIAGSVFASIYSARIASATSLARLPAELHSAAGRSMAVAHSIIGHVPAALIPEVRAAVNAAFLDGYRVATLVCAGIAIGAAVIVAWLLPARAEQTVTADETVEPAHVAS
- a CDS encoding SDR family NAD(P)-dependent oxidoreductase is translated as MKKHFEDKVVLVTGASRGIGRAVALAFAEQGAQVVLAARSAERLADVAEDLMVLGGQVLVVPTDVTSHADVVALVDAALRRFGRIDVLVNNAGIGRVGGLESAEFSDNVRDTLQASLFGMVDVTQQVLPTMRRQGSGAIVNMSSVMGRKAFARFGSYAIVMHAVSAASDALRQELAGSNIRVSVMYPALTATDLLRDADEAEMPPPFRHMTPLTSEAVARAVVKAVRRGASRVVMPGPAKLLLLGEALSPRIGDLMAAALARRSFIRLAGMSRGKTYHQVIGVGSGR
- a CDS encoding carboxymuconolactone decarboxylase family protein — translated: MAPLTARVEDTLFTSLAPQIIKHIDAVSPRDADGLVGEVYRQMKREFQLVPPVTLHAPIPELLAGVWGMLRESIVAGPVSRRLREVVCEGVSAINQCSFCVDAHSTLLVGTGDTATAAAIRANRPDLIKDPTAREIARWAFANRQPGADILQQPPFTPEQAPELIASAASFHYIDRMVQVFLPPGPASLPATLRWLRGTTIRVAGTVAAKRIMAIEVPSGGAVGSLPEASPSPEFGWTAPRPALAAAFGSLEAVIDGLGNEVLTQPVRDLVHERVAAWNGQEPGISRSWVEDAVGELDSTDQAAGRLALLVAFAPYQIDDTVIADFRRSQPTDTELLAAVSWASFAATRKVSSWLAPPT
- a CDS encoding PIG-L deacetylase family protein; the encoded protein is MNDYPAASRAPVLMVVHAHPDDESSQTGGTLACYAAAGWRTVLVTCTDGSQGDGGDGVKPGQLGHRPRQVAAQRLGELATAASILGICDLVTLGYPDSGVAGEDDPPLSTEAFSRRPLAPMALRLAEVLRAYRPDVLITYPPNGLSGHPDHIRTHDLVHSALAIAGVAGDEAPAAVPQLYYIALSRSRLASLATQARAELGPEAWLPPESMAIDDAQITTAVDITNYWNVKLAALGAHASQSDAAALLALFTAASRCDGARWFEEYVRVDPPNRRETGFRATSQ